TCACGGCTTTGCGCTTAAAGATCGAGATGTCCAGCCCATCGGCATCGTCGATAATCCCGATTTCGCCGAACGGTGCGATGATCTCAGCCATGTTGCTCCAGTGCTGGCCAGAATGGGTCGTACTGAAAATGAAATCGACGAACCGGATCCTCAGTGCTCGGATCTCCAAGACGAAATCCTGATGTGACACCACATGGTCCGCACCGAGACCAGCGACCCACTGTTTACTCTCCGGTCGAGACGCCGTGGCGATGACGGTCATCGAGGTGTTCAACTTGAATAATTGGATTGCTTGCGAACCGACGCCTCCGGCACCGCCAATAATGAAGGCTGTTCGTCTATCATCTCCCGTGAGCCGCATCTTTTCAAAGAGCATCTCATAGGCCGTCAGGCTCGTCAGTGGAAGAGCTGCCGCATCAGCAAATGAAAGATTCTTTGGCTTCAAGGCCACGAGCCGTTCATCCACCAGTTGCCTGGTTGCGTATGACCCGGCTCGATTGAGATCTCCGCTGTAGAACACTTCGTCACCGACCTTGAAGCAAGTCGCATTGCTGCCGCACGCTCGCACAATCCCGGAGGCATCCCAGCCAAGAATCACCGGTTGACCATCCGTCCCGGATCGGCGTGAGCGAATCTTGTAGTCGATGGGGTTTAAGCCAACGGCCTTCACCTCGACCAAGAGATCGCGGCCGGTTGGAGTGGGATCCGGCAATTCCATCAACTGAAGATTGAACGCATTCAGCGCATGTGCCTGTGTGTAGCCAATGGCTTTCATCCTTGCCTCCCGTGGTGCATCTACCATAAAGATGCGTGGACTTGGAAGACAAGCACAGAGATGATCGTCCAATCCAAGAGGGTTACGGGAAAACGATTTGGACCGAGCTCACATAAACTACGACGGGAATTCTTAACCAGGCCCAGTGAATCCAGGATCAAGTAGGGGGACGTCGCGTACTTTCTGGAATGCGCTTCCGAGCAATGCGGGACCGACGTGTGCTGATCTTTGCACAGCCAAGTGCATCGCCTACGAAAACCACAGCAAGATGTCCGCAAGAAAGTAGGACTACAGTCCAAAGCGTTGTTGCCACGGAGGGAGAAAGGGCTAGGGATACACGGGGAAAATGGACTCCTAAAACGGCAATACTTTTTTCACATCCTGCTGCAACCTGACGAGGTCGTACTTCAGAAGCAAATTGATCCTGAAGCCTTCTCCCGACACATCATCCTTGTTGACGCGTTGTCCCCACATAAAGCCTCCACCGATCGTCACTCCTTGCGCAGGGCTATACATGAGATTGCAATCGAGATACTGCGTTCTCTTGTACGTCTCAGCTGGAGAGCGATCTGTGCTATTCACTTGGAGAAAACCATAGGTCACGGTTGACCGCCAATATTCATTCCAGAAGTGTTGAATGGCCGCATAGCCTCCATAGGCCGGCTGTGCTTGGACGGCTCCGGATGACTCATACCCTGCGTCCAGATTGAGATTTTTCGTATCGGTGAAGTACCGAGAGATCCCCTCCCCATACACACCTTGAAATACAAAGTTATCCCGCCCCCATAGTCGTATGAGCCCTGATACCATCACCCCATACCCGAACACATGGTCTGATTGCCCGGAACTCGTCACTCCACCGACTGAGCGAAAGAGTCCTGCGGTGTTGAAGTGGTAATCATCGGTTTCATATCGATAGCGGACCACAAAGTCTGGAAATGGACTGGTTGACGACATGGGTTGTGCCGTCACTGGATTGATCGACGGAATCCCGGACGATGGCTGTTCAGCCGCAATCGAGATGGTATGCCCCTTGGCCCATCGGTGTGTGTATCGAACCTGAGGATTGAATTGAAAGATCCAGGAGTTTGGCCCGTTGAAGTCTACTGTTTCGGGAATGACATCCGAATCGTGAAACGTTGACCAGGCCTGCCCGATGAGCAGATTCTTGAACTGCCCGTAGAAGTGGCGCAAGCGAAAATTCGTGCTATTCCCTGGGCCAACAAAGTCAAACTCGATATAGGTTCGCAAGACATCCCACCGGGTCTCCGTCCTTGTTTCAAGACTGACCCGTGAGGTTCTCGCGGTCATATTGTAATTGGAGGTGTCAAAGTTCGGGGTTGGAATGGACTCGGGTCTGAACTGGTTGATATTGCCAAGCTGACTGAAATCGTATATTGCATCAGTCCTGATGTACCCTCCTACCCGCATCAGGGTATGAGAACCAGGAAAGCGGAAAAACCCACGCAGAGCTGGGTCAAACGGTGCATTGTCCGGTCGAGCATCGGCATACGCATCTTCTGTGACAAGCTCTCGTTCGCGATCTATAGCAGGAACCTCCGTTTGAATTCCCGATGGAAGTGGCTCATCAGGCGGTGGTTTTTCTTTCTTCATGTCTTCAACGGATTGTTCCAGCTGTTTGACCCTATCCTTCAAAGCCTCTATCTCTGCTTGTTGAGTCGGTGCTTCAGAGCTTTTGGCATCGATGCTGGGACCTTGCGCAAATGCCCAAGATGGCGCATATGTCACACTCATGATCACAAGCGCATGTGCAATTACCAACCTCCCTCCGCACCGGCCCCTTCCACTCATGCGAGAGCAGCGGCCCTCAGCCGACTTTTCTTTTGCTCTTCTGCTGATTCCCGTTAAATGAAGTCGCTTTACCAACGGTGGGATCTCACGGGTAAATGATACGTCTGTAGCGAGCAGGAATGAACTTTTGTGACTGTTTCATCGTGAGAAAACTACAAAAACAAAGAGGTTCTTTCAACGAGAACCCTCTTCGGACCGCTGGGAGACTCCCCCAGCACTGCCCCCTCTCTGTATCAGCTTGGCTTGAACCGGTGTCTACTTCACCTTGGATAACTCGGCGGGGATTCTGATCTCTTTGCCGTCTTGGAGATTGACGACGAATGTGGAGGTTGCATTCGGATCGAACTGCTCATAAGCGAAAAACGCCGTAAATCTGGACCGATACGCCGGTCCATTCGTTTCATTTTTTCTCCCACGCTCGGCTTTGCCGATATCGATGGCCTTGATCCGCTTCGAGCCTTGCTGTAACTCGATCAGCGCGCCCTCGGCGAAATACTCGTCATCGCCGCAGAGCTGCACCTCGATCTCCATGTTCGGCATGTCCATCACTTTCTTGATGAACTCTTCCGGCATACGAATGTCCGTTTTTCGTTTCTTCGATTCCGCTGCTTCCTGACGGCCGAATGCTTCAAGCCGGTAGCGCTTCGTACGGAGGACGGCGCTGGCCCCGCAGGGATCCGTTTCTGGATCGGCCCCGACCCGAGTCGCCAGCGACGCTTGCTGAAGGACTTTCTTCACCTCGTCTTGTGAATTTGCCTTTTCCATTGGGATACGCCCGGTTTCAAGCGCCTTGTGGGCTTCTTCTGAGGACAGACTCACATCAATGGCCCAGGCAGAATGAGCCCCCATTGCCAGGGTTCCGATCAATCCAACTACCAATCCGACTCGACCACGAAACGTCATAGGTTCTCTTTCTCTCTGGTGTAAACGCGCGAGTTGAATAGCTCTATACCTATTGACTGAAGTGCATTGTAGGGAAACCACCCTGCCTTTGCAATCACACCGCAAAGCGTCTCCAGTTCGCATAGGGCTTGCGGTGATACAGCTCCTCGATATCGACCGAAATGGGATACCCGACTGACTGTAGCAGACGTGCGACAAGCTTCAGCGGTAGCCCCACGACGGTGGTGTAGTCGCCCTCGATCCGCTCCACCAGATCTCCGCCAAGTCCTTGGATCGCATAGGCGCCGGCTTTTCCCAACGACTCCTGCGAGGCAAGATATCGGCTATAGGTACCATCAACATCCGCTTTCATGATCACGCACGTTGTGTCCACCTCGACTCGGTCAATGCCCTGATCATAACAGCAGAATGCGACAGCCGTATGGACCTGATGACAACGGCCAGCGAGCCGACTCAGCATGGTGCGGGCGTCCACTAGATCGAGCGGTTTTCCCAACAGTTGTCCATCGATCTCGATGACGGTATCACTGCCGAGAACGAAATCTTGCGGACGCACCTGGACGACACGGCGGGCTTTTTCGCGCGCAAAGTGCTTGGGCTGTTCGAGAGGTACCCATCCTACTATTGGATGCTCGGGGAACTCGGATGTGCACACCTCAAACGAAAGACCGAGCAGGGCAAGGAGTTCCTTGCGCCGAGGCGAAGTGGATGCGAGCACTAGCTGCATCGTGATGCGAGCATGCTCGCCTCATCGGCTGATTCATCGTGAGGCAGGTCCGCGATGGCCTGTGGTCGCTTGTGAAAGGCGTCGAGTACAGCCTGAAGCTCTTCAACGGATGACATACGCACCATCTGGGCACGAAGCGCGGCAGCATGAGGGAAGCCTTTACAATACCACCCTAAATGTTTACGCATGCGATAGAACTGCTTATGCCCGAAGATTCCCACAAACTGTTGGGCATGCTCAAGCAGGGCCGCAAAGCGCCCATCCAGCGAAACATCGTTCGGATGCACGCCAGACTCTGGTCCCATCCCGCCACTCGCTTGTCCCCGAGCCAACTCTTTGGGACGAAAGAACCAGGGAGCGCCAAGCACTCCCCGTCCCACGAGCACACCATCAACGCCGGTTTCACGAACCCGTCGTGCTACGTCAGCGAGACTCTGAATGTCACCGTTTCCCAAGAGCAAGGTTCCGGTTCCCTGTACCAATGAAGCTGCTCGCGCAATCGCCGACCAATCTGCCGCCCCCCGGTACATCTGTTTCAGCGTCCGTCCATGGAGAG
This portion of the Nitrospira sp. genome encodes:
- a CDS encoding zinc-binding alcohol dehydrogenase family protein, coding for MKAIGYTQAHALNAFNLQLMELPDPTPTGRDLLVEVKAVGLNPIDYKIRSRRSGTDGQPVILGWDASGIVRACGSNATCFKVGDEVFYSGDLNRAGSYATRQLVDERLVALKPKNLSFADAAALPLTSLTAYEMLFEKMRLTGDDRRTAFIIGGAGGVGSQAIQLFKLNTSMTVIATASRPESKQWVAGLGADHVVSHQDFVLEIRALRIRFVDFIFSTTHSGQHWSNMAEIIAPFGEIGIIDDADGLDISIFKRKAVSLHWELMFTKSMFDYRMESQGKILNKIKDLTESGRMRTTANRRLNGLTVENLRAGHTMLEQHINIGKVVVQL
- a CDS encoding porin: MSVTYAPSWAFAQGPSIDAKSSEAPTQQAEIEALKDRVKQLEQSVEDMKKEKPPPDEPLPSGIQTEVPAIDRERELVTEDAYADARPDNAPFDPALRGFFRFPGSHTLMRVGGYIRTDAIYDFSQLGNINQFRPESIPTPNFDTSNYNMTARTSRVSLETRTETRWDVLRTYIEFDFVGPGNSTNFRLRHFYGQFKNLLIGQAWSTFHDSDVIPETVDFNGPNSWIFQFNPQVRYTHRWAKGHTISIAAEQPSSGIPSINPVTAQPMSSTSPFPDFVVRYRYETDDYHFNTAGLFRSVGGVTSSGQSDHVFGYGVMVSGLIRLWGRDNFVFQGVYGEGISRYFTDTKNLNLDAGYESSGAVQAQPAYGGYAAIQHFWNEYWRSTVTYGFLQVNSTDRSPAETYKRTQYLDCNLMYSPAQGVTIGGGFMWGQRVNKDDVSGEGFRINLLLKYDLVRLQQDVKKVLPF
- the maf gene encoding septum formation protein Maf yields the protein MQLVLASTSPRRKELLALLGLSFEVCTSEFPEHPIVGWVPLEQPKHFAREKARRVVQVRPQDFVLGSDTVIEIDGQLLGKPLDLVDARTMLSRLAGRCHQVHTAVAFCCYDQGIDRVEVDTTCVIMKADVDGTYSRYLASQESLGKAGAYAIQGLGGDLVERIEGDYTTVVGLPLKLVARLLQSVGYPISVDIEELYHRKPYANWRRFAV